The following coding sequences are from one Rutidosis leptorrhynchoides isolate AG116_Rl617_1_P2 chromosome 11, CSIRO_AGI_Rlap_v1, whole genome shotgun sequence window:
- the LOC139876200 gene encoding EG45-like domain containing protein 2 → MAMAVIVSLFILLTIYNNFNYALGDIGTASSYDPPYTPTKCNGNQQDQFPSGNLFVSVSEGLWDNGAACGRRYRLKCLSGNNKPCKDGTIDVKVVDFCSKRPCPSTMLLSNDAFSAISKSQRTKINVEYVE, encoded by the exons ATGGCAATGGCTGTGATTGTGAGCTTATTTATTTTATTAACTATTTATAATAACTTCAATTATGCATTGGGTGATATTGGCACTGCTTCTTCTTATGACCCTCCTTATACTC CTACAAAGTGCAATGGCAACCAACAAGATCAGTTTCCATCAGGGAACTTATTTGTATCAGTAAGCGAAGGACTTTGGGATAACGGGGCGGCATGTGGTAGGCGTTACAGGTTGAAATGTCTGAGCGGAAATAATAAACCGTGCAAAGATGGCACCATCGATGTTAAGGTTGTTGATTTTTGTTCCAAACGGCCATGTCCGTCCACTATGCTCTTGTCTAATGATGCATTTTCTGCCATCTCTAAATCTCAAAGGACAAAAATCAACGTCGAATATGTTGAGTGA
- the LOC139877482 gene encoding cellulose synthase A catalytic subunit 1 [UDP-forming]-like gives MEANAGLVAGSHKRNELVRIRHDSDGGPKPLKNMNGQICQICGDTLGLTENGDIFVACNECAFPVCRPCYEYERRDGNQACPQCKTRYKRHKGSPRVDGDDDEDDVDDLENEFEYVQDNGKARRQWQEDSEISSSSRHESHQPVPRLTNGQQVSGEMRSATPDNLSVRSTSGPLGPGDKHVHALPYIDPRQPVPVRIVDPSKDLNTYGLGNVDWKERVEGWKLKQDKNITQMSNRYNSEGRGGGEIEGTGSNGEELQLVDDPGQMMSRVVPISSTHLTPYRVVIILRLIILGFFLQYRVTHPVNDAYPLWLVSVICEVWFALSWLLDQFPKWAPVERETYLDRLTLRYDRDGEPSQLAPIDVFVSTVDPLKEPPLITANTVLSILSVEYPVDKVSCYVSDDGSAMLTFESLSETAEFAKKWVPFCKKHSIEPRAPEFYFAQKIDYLKDKIQPSFVKERRAMKREYEEFKVRINALVAKAQKTPEEGWTMQDGTPWPGNNPRDHPGMIQVFLGHNGGLDTDNNELPRLVYVSREKRPGFQHHKKAGAMNALIRVSAVLTNGAYLLNVDCDHYFNNSKALKEAMCFMMDPAYGKKTCYVQFPQRFDGIDLHDRYANRNIVFFDINLKGLDGIQGPVYVGTGCCFNRQALYGYDPVLTEADLEPNIIVKSCCGSRKKSRNSNKKYNDKKRGMKRTESNTPMFNMDDIDEGIEGYDEERSLLMSQKSLEKRFGQSPVFVAATFMEMGGIPPTTDPAILLKEAIHVISCGYEDKTDWGKEIGWIYGSVTEDILTGFKMHTRGWISIYCMPPRPAFKGSAPINLSDRLNQVLRWALGSIEILLSRHCPIWYGYNGKLKLLERLAYINTIVYPLTSLPLLAYCVLPAVCLLTGKFIIPEISNYASMWFILLFISIAATGILELRWSGVSIEDWWRNEQFWVIGGTSAHLFAVFQGLLKVLAGIDTNFTVTSKASDEDGDFAELYLFKWTALLIPPTTVLIVNLVGIVSGVSSAINSGYQSWGPLFGKLFFAIWVIVHLYPFLKGLMGRQNRTPTIVIVWSILLASIFSLLWVRIDPFTTSDKLDAIRGQCGIDC, from the exons ATGGAAGCAAATGCAGGATTAGTGGCTGGATCTCATAAAAGAAATGAGTTGGTCAGAATAAGACATGATTCTGATGGAGGG CCGAAGCCACTGAAGAATATGAACGGGCAAATATGCCAGATTTGTGGCGACACACTTGGCCTTACTGAAAACGGTGACATTTTTGTCGCTTGCAATGAGTGTGCGTTCCCTGTTTGTAGGCCGTGTTACGagtatgaaagaagagatggaAATCAAGCATGCCCTCAATGCAAGACTCGGTATAAAAGACACAAAG GGAGTCCTCGTGTTGATGgcgatgatgatgaggatgatgttgATGATCTGGAAAACGAGTTCGAATATGTTCAAGATAATGGAAAGGCGAGGCGCCAATGGCAAGAAGATTCCGAAATTTCTTCATCTTCGAGGCATGAATCTCACCAACCGGTTCCCCGTCTCACAAATGGCCAACAA GTATCTGGTGAAATGCGAAGCGCCACACCAGACAATCTGTCTGTAAGAAGTACGTCGGGCCCTTTAGGCCCAGGTGACAAACATGTGCACGCACTTCCATATATCGACCCAAGACAACCAG TTCCTGTAAGAATTGTGGACCCGTCAAAGGATTTAAACACTTACGGGCTCGGAAATGTTGACTGGAAGGAAAGGGTTGAAGGGTGGAAGCTAAAACAAGATAAAAATATAACGCAAATGTCGAATCGGTACAATAGTGAAGGCAGAGGAGGTGGTGAGATTGAAGGGACGGGATCAAATGGAGAAGAGTTACAATT GGTTGATGATCCGGGACAAATGATGAGCCGTGTTGTGCCCATTTCGTCTACTCATTTAACTCCATATCGGGTTGTGATTATCTTACGACTGATAATTTTGGGTTTTTTCTTGCAATACCGTGTCACTCATCCCGTCAACGATGCATACCCTTTGTGGCTCGTGTCTGTTATTTGTGAGGTGTGGTTCGCTTTATCATGGCTTCTTGATCAATTTCCAAAGTGGGCTCCCGTTGAACGTGAGACCTACCTTGACCGGCTCACGTTACG GTACGATAGGGACGGGGAGCCGTCACAATTGGCACCGATAGACGTTTTTGTGAGTACGGTGGATCCGTTAAAAGAGCCACCGCTCATCACCGCTAACACGGTGTTATCGATACTGTCGGTCGAGTATCCGGTTGATAAAGTGTCGTGTTATGTATCTGACGATGGTTCTGCAATGCTCACGTTCGAGTCTCTTTCTGAGACGGCGGAGTTTGCGAAAAAGTGGGTCCCGTTCTGTAAGAAGCATAGTATTGAGCCGCGAGCCCCCGAGTTTTATTTTGCTCAGAAGATTGATTACTTGAAAGACAAGATTCAGCCGTCTTTCGTTAAAGAACGTAGAGCAATGAAA AGAGAATATGAAGAATTTAAAGTGCGGATTAACGCGCTTGTAGCAAAAGCGCAAAAGACGCCGGAAGAAGGTTGGACGATGCAAGACGGAACACCATGGCCCGGAAATAACCCCCGAGATCATCCTGGAATGATCCAG GTGTTTTTGGGACACAATGGAGGTTTGGATACAGACAACAACGAGCTACCTCGTCTGGTTTACGTCTCTCGTGAAAAGCGTCCGGGCTTCCAACATCACAAAAAAGCCGGTGCCATGAACGCTTTG ATTAGGGTTTCAGCAGTCTTAACAAATGGTGCATATCTGTTGAACGTCGATTGTGATCACTACTTTAATAACAGTAAAGCGCTTAAAGAAGCCATGTGTTTCATGATGGACCCCGCTTACGGGAAAAAAACATGTTATGTTCAATTTCCACAAAGATTCGATGGGATCGATTTGCACGATCGATATGCTAATCGCAATATTGTCTTCTTCGAT ATCAACTTGAAAGGGCTAGATGGTATTCAGGGACCGGTTTATGTTGGGACGGGTTGCTGTTTCAATCGACAAGCTTTGTATGGATACGATCCTGTTTTAACAGAGGCTGATTTAGAACCAAATATTATTGTTAAGAGTTGTTGTGGTTCACGGAAAAAGTCAAGAAACAGTAATAAAAAGTACAACGATAAAAAACGTGGAATGAAAAGAACCGAATCGAACACTCCCATGTTCAACATGGATGATATTGATGAGGGCATTGAAG GATATGACGAGGAAAGATCGTTACTTATGTCTCAAAAGAGCTTAGAGAAACGATTTGGTCAATCTCCCGTTTTTGTTGCGGCGACGTTTATGGAAATGGGAGGCATTCCGCCAACTACCGATCCCGCTATCCTTTTGAAGGAAGCTATTCATGTTATTAGCTGCGGTTACGAGGACAAAACCGACTGGGGCAAAGAG ATTGGATGGATATACGGGTCGGTGACGGAAGATATTTTGACTGGATTCAAGATGCACACACGGGGATGGATATCGATTTACTGCATGCCGCCACGTCCTGCTTTCAAGGGTTCTGCTCCTATCAATCTTTCTGATCGTTTAAACCAAGTTCTTCGGTGGGCCCTAGGTTCTATCGAGATCTTACTAAGCAGGCATTGTCCCATTTGGTATGGGTATAATGGTAAATTAAAACTCCTGGAAAGACTCGCATACATTAATACGATTGTCTATCCTCTCACGTCGCTCCCATTGCTTGCTTACTGTGTACTTCCTGCCGTCTGTCTTCTCACCGGAAAGTTTATCATTCCCGAG ATAAGCAACTATGCAAGTATGTGGTTTATTCTTCTCTTTATCTCCATCGCCGCCACCGGAATCTTAGAACTCAGGTGGAGTGGTGTAAGCATCGAAGACTGGTGGAGAAACGAACAGTTTTGGGTCATCGGTGGAACTTCGGCCCATCTTTTCGCCGTTTTTCAAGGTCTCTTAAAAGTCCTCGCCGGAATCGACACCAATTTTACTGTCACATCAAAAGCCTCCGACGAAGACGGCGATTTCGCCGAACTATATCTTTTCAAATGGACCGCCCTCTTAATCCCGCCTACAACCGTACTTATCGTCAATTTAGTCGGCATCGTTTCGGGTGTTTCGTCTGCAATCAACAGTGGGTACCAGTCGTGGGGCCCATTATTTGGGAAACTGTTTTtcgctatttgggttattgttcatTTGTACCCGTTCCTTAAAGGTTTGATGGGTCGCCAAAACCGAACGCCGACTATTGTTATTGTGTGGTCGATTCTGCTCGCATCGATTTTCTCTCTTCTGTGGGTTCGGATTGACCCGTTTACGACAAGTGACAAGCTTGATGCAATTAGAGGTCAGTGTGGGATAGATTGTTAG